From a region of the Synechococcus sp. PCC 7335 genome:
- a CDS encoding ABC transporter ATP-binding protein, which produces MNTLLSQPATKLTATPAVFHLEQVSKVYEMGEVSVQALGSVDLDLYESEFVVLLGPSGSGKSTLLNILGGLDVPSSGRVYFRNHQLTAASDAALTQFRRRSVGFVFQFYNLIPSLTAKENVALVTDIARHGMKPEAALAMVGLGDRMNHFPAQLSGGEQQRVAIARAVAKRPEVLLCDEPTGALDFHTGKRVLETLASVNREFGTTTAVITHNAGIAAMADRVVYMRSGNISEIKQNAQKVSPDALEW; this is translated from the coding sequence ATGAATACATTACTCTCTCAGCCAGCTACCAAGCTGACGGCTACGCCAGCTGTTTTTCATTTAGAACAGGTGAGCAAGGTCTATGAAATGGGCGAAGTCTCTGTGCAAGCGCTGGGCAGCGTCGATCTTGACTTATATGAAAGCGAGTTTGTGGTGCTGCTAGGGCCTTCGGGCAGTGGCAAATCGACGCTGCTGAATATCTTGGGTGGGCTAGATGTGCCTTCTAGTGGCCGAGTGTACTTTCGCAATCATCAGCTTACGGCGGCTAGCGATGCGGCGCTGACTCAGTTTCGGCGGCGCTCGGTGGGATTTGTGTTTCAGTTTTACAATTTGATTCCTAGTCTGACGGCCAAAGAGAATGTGGCGCTCGTGACCGATATTGCAAGGCACGGAATGAAGCCTGAGGCCGCTTTGGCGATGGTGGGACTCGGCGATCGCATGAACCATTTTCCGGCACAGCTTTCTGGGGGTGAGCAGCAAAGAGTTGCGATCGCTCGGGCGGTTGCCAAGCGCCCCGAAGTCTTGCTATGCGACGAGCCCACTGGCGCACTCGATTTTCACACGGGCAAGCGAGTACTGGAGACGCTCGCTAGCGTCAACCGAGAGTTCGGCACGACCACCGCTGTAATTACGCACAATGCGGGCATCGCCGCTATGGCCGACCGGGTGGTGTACATGCGTAGCGGCAATATCTCTGAGATCAAACAGAACGCGCAAAAAGTCTCGCCCGATGCGCTGGAGTGGTAG
- a CDS encoding ABC transporter permease — protein MSWRWLNLSGLGLSGFRLQSLDRKLLRDLLKMRGQILAIVLIVTCGIGSLVTMMSAYSSLKLTQQTYYDRYRFAEVFVQMKRAPVSLLDQVAAIPGVQTVRSRVVVDVTADVPDLAEPATVRLVSIPEQPTAMLNDLFLRSGHYPERPEEVLASEAFVVANQLSEGDTIGAVINGRWQALKISGVALSPEYIYEIRGSELMPDNQRFGILWMPRETLATAFDLKGAFNDLSLTLLPTASEAEVLFQLDHLLTRYGGLGAFAREDQISHRFISDEIRQLSAQAVLLPSIFLGVAAFLLNLLLARLVSTQRDQIAVMKAFGYSNAAVGGHYLKLVMVIVAIGSVLGLGLGAWLGSSLTRLYAEFYRFPILQFEIGTRVVIVACLVSAGAATLGAALSVRRALQLPPAEAMRPEPPAVYKPTLIEKLGLQHWVSPVHRIILRNLERRPLQAGFSIVGIAIAVAILVLGRYFQDAMAVIVDVQFRTIQREDVTLVFNQPLSSQAQFDLYSLPGVLQAEPFRVVPARLRFEHRTHLTGVTGVLPEGEMRLLLDSDRQPIRLPPEGIALSEKLADILQIQPGELLTLEVLEGARPKRQVQVNGIFNELIGLSAYMDMGALNRLMREGTTISGAYLMVDQRQQQPLYQQLKQTPAVASVSLRETVIQKFEEIIGQSMGGFNQVLVGFASVIAFGVVYNATRMALSERNRELATLRIIGFTQGEIAFILLGEQFVLLCAAIPLGFGIGFGMVVWLTQIYDWELFRFPLVVTPASYAFAFIVISLAALASGWIIRRQLDRLDLVAVLQTRE, from the coding sequence ATGAGCTGGCGTTGGCTAAATTTGAGCGGTCTCGGTCTTAGCGGATTCCGGCTTCAATCACTAGATAGAAAGCTGCTGCGCGATCTGTTGAAAATGCGCGGTCAGATCTTAGCGATTGTGCTGATTGTGACCTGTGGTATCGGTTCGCTGGTGACGATGATGAGCGCCTATAGCTCGCTAAAGCTGACGCAGCAGACCTATTACGATCGCTATCGATTTGCTGAGGTGTTTGTGCAGATGAAGCGGGCGCCTGTGTCTTTGCTAGATCAGGTCGCGGCGATTCCTGGCGTGCAAACGGTACGATCGCGTGTTGTGGTTGATGTCACTGCCGATGTTCCAGACCTAGCTGAACCGGCCACGGTGCGCCTGGTTTCTATTCCAGAACAGCCGACGGCGATGCTCAACGATCTCTTTTTGCGCTCTGGCCACTATCCTGAACGGCCCGAAGAGGTGCTAGCCAGTGAAGCTTTTGTGGTTGCCAATCAACTAAGCGAAGGCGACACCATTGGCGCAGTGATCAACGGTCGCTGGCAAGCACTCAAGATTTCAGGCGTGGCCCTTTCGCCAGAATATATCTACGAGATTCGCGGCAGCGAACTGATGCCTGACAACCAGCGCTTTGGCATTCTGTGGATGCCCCGCGAAACCCTAGCAACCGCATTCGATCTCAAAGGCGCCTTTAACGATCTCTCCTTGACGCTGCTGCCAACCGCGAGCGAAGCCGAAGTTCTCTTTCAGCTCGACCATCTCTTGACGCGCTACGGCGGACTTGGCGCTTTTGCTAGGGAAGACCAAATCTCTCATCGCTTCATCTCCGATGAAATTCGCCAGCTCTCGGCCCAGGCTGTGCTACTGCCCAGTATCTTCTTAGGCGTGGCCGCTTTCTTACTCAATCTGCTGCTGGCCCGACTGGTCAGCACCCAGCGAGACCAAATCGCGGTGATGAAAGCCTTTGGCTATAGCAATGCTGCCGTGGGCGGGCACTACCTCAAGCTGGTGATGGTGATTGTGGCGATCGGCTCCGTGCTGGGCTTGGGGCTAGGCGCGTGGCTTGGCTCTAGCCTAACCCGGCTCTATGCCGAATTTTATCGCTTTCCGATTCTGCAGTTTGAGATTGGCACGAGGGTGGTGATTGTGGCCTGTCTGGTGAGTGCGGGGGCAGCGACCCTTGGAGCGGCACTGTCGGTGCGCCGGGCGTTGCAGCTACCGCCTGCCGAGGCGATGCGACCAGAGCCACCGGCGGTCTATAAACCGACGCTCATAGAAAAGCTGGGCCTTCAGCACTGGGTGTCTCCGGTGCATCGGATTATCTTGCGTAATCTGGAGCGCCGCCCCTTGCAGGCGGGATTCTCGATTGTTGGAATAGCGATCGCGGTCGCGATTTTGGTTCTAGGTCGATACTTTCAAGACGCGATGGCGGTGATTGTTGACGTGCAGTTTCGCACTATCCAAAGAGAAGACGTGACGCTGGTGTTCAACCAGCCGCTGTCTTCGCAGGCGCAGTTCGATTTGTATAGTCTGCCGGGTGTCCTGCAAGCCGAACCTTTTCGAGTGGTGCCTGCTCGGCTGCGGTTTGAGCATCGCACCCACCTAACCGGGGTGACGGGCGTCCTGCCAGAAGGAGAAATGCGGCTGTTGTTAGATAGCGATCGCCAGCCGATACGCCTACCGCCCGAAGGCATCGCCCTTTCTGAAAAGCTAGCGGATATTCTACAGATCCAGCCGGGTGAGCTGCTAACACTAGAAGTCTTAGAAGGCGCTAGACCTAAGCGACAGGTACAGGTCAACGGCATTTTTAATGAGCTGATTGGCCTGTCTGCCTATATGGATATGGGCGCACTTAATCGGCTAATGCGTGAAGGGACAACGATATCCGGCGCTTACCTAATGGTCGACCAGCGGCAGCAGCAACCGCTTTATCAGCAGCTCAAACAGACGCCTGCAGTAGCTAGCGTTTCGCTCAGAGAAACCGTCATTCAAAAGTTTGAAGAGATTATCGGTCAGAGCATGGGTGGATTTAACCAGGTGCTGGTGGGATTCGCTTCGGTGATTGCCTTTGGCGTGGTGTACAACGCCACCCGGATGGCGCTCTCGGAGCGGAACCGAGAGCTGGCGACGCTGCGAATTATCGGCTTTACCCAAGGTGAAATCGCGTTCATTTTGCTAGGCGAACAGTTTGTGCTGCTGTGCGCGGCAATTCCGTTAGGCTTTGGCATTGGCTTTGGTATGGTGGTCTGGCTCACGCAGATTTACGACTGGGAGCTGTTTCGCTTTCCGCTAGTGGTCACACCCGCTAGCTATGCCTTTGCCTTTATCGTGATTTCGCTGGCGGCGCTGGCCTCTGGCTGGATTATTCGCCGCCAGCTCGATCGACTTGATTTAGTCGCCGTACTACAGACCCGAGAGTAA
- a CDS encoding efflux RND transporter periplasmic adaptor subunit gives MQQASDQNIEETELETEKQQNIASAYPEPLPFQASPKNSAEPEPKHKKRRPRLPKLPLPPLSLPRWWPYGLAGLGVAGAIALAFRPAPIAVDIAVVERGPLQVTIAAEGKTRVKERFVVAAPVTGRLERIALDVGDRVTAGETIAQIDPLPLGTQVSAAQAKLQELQAQISGVETQRPKSQELVQAEARLQSARAEQRADEAEVARAEAQWEQAKRDRDRTAQLESQGAVSRRDLEMAQTLESTRQRELEAARQQLAQSEQAVNAAAEDIPLLQDQQRDPDYLIGVYQAQIAAVEAELANLADEASRTTITAPEAGDVLRVIEDSARFVQAGDSLVEIGNAEDLELVIDVLSADAVKIQQNSKIIVQQWGGPETLEATVSAVEPAAFTEVSALGVEEQRVNIIGQFDASKIPLGDGYRVEAEIVIWESEESVQVPVSALFRCQQVWCVFTVEGDHAQLQQVDIGQRNPFDAVVLAGLAPGESVILHPNERIEAGSRISQR, from the coding sequence ATGCAACAGGCTAGCGATCAGAACATAGAAGAAACAGAACTAGAAACAGAGAAACAACAGAACATAGCGTCCGCCTATCCAGAACCTCTGCCGTTTCAGGCGTCGCCAAAGAACTCTGCTGAGCCTGAGCCTAAGCACAAAAAACGAAGGCCACGTTTACCCAAACTGCCGCTACCGCCGCTATCACTGCCTAGGTGGTGGCCCTATGGCCTAGCCGGTTTGGGCGTAGCTGGCGCGATCGCCCTAGCTTTCAGACCCGCCCCCATCGCTGTAGACATCGCCGTTGTAGAACGCGGCCCGCTGCAGGTGACCATTGCCGCTGAAGGTAAAACCAGGGTAAAAGAACGGTTTGTAGTCGCTGCGCCAGTGACTGGCCGGCTAGAGAGAATTGCGCTAGACGTGGGCGATCGCGTCACCGCTGGAGAAACCATTGCCCAAATTGACCCGCTCCCGCTCGGCACGCAGGTCAGCGCCGCCCAGGCCAAGCTGCAAGAGCTACAGGCTCAGATCAGCGGCGTAGAGACCCAGAGGCCCAAGTCGCAAGAACTGGTTCAGGCGGAGGCCAGACTGCAATCGGCGCGGGCAGAGCAGCGGGCCGACGAGGCTGAGGTGGCCAGGGCCGAGGCGCAGTGGGAACAGGCCAAAAGAGATCGTGATCGCACCGCCCAGCTAGAAAGCCAGGGAGCCGTTTCTCGTCGCGACCTAGAAATGGCGCAAACCCTAGAAAGCACTCGCCAGCGCGAGTTAGAAGCTGCTCGCCAGCAGCTCGCTCAGTCCGAGCAGGCCGTCAATGCCGCCGCCGAAGACATTCCGCTACTGCAAGACCAGCAGCGCGATCCGGACTATCTAATCGGGGTCTATCAGGCGCAGATTGCCGCTGTCGAAGCGGAGCTGGCGAATCTGGCTGATGAAGCGAGTCGCACTACCATCACTGCCCCAGAAGCTGGCGACGTTTTGCGAGTGATTGAGGATAGCGCTCGCTTTGTGCAAGCAGGCGACTCGCTCGTCGAAATCGGCAATGCCGAAGACCTAGAGCTGGTGATAGACGTGCTCTCTGCCGACGCAGTGAAAATACAGCAGAACAGCAAAATTATTGTGCAGCAGTGGGGCGGCCCGGAGACGCTAGAGGCTACCGTCAGCGCCGTGGAGCCTGCCGCCTTTACTGAAGTCTCGGCGCTGGGCGTAGAAGAGCAGCGCGTGAATATTATCGGTCAGTTTGATGCGAGCAAGATTCCCTTGGGAGACGGCTATCGGGTTGAGGCCGAAATTGTCATTTGGGAGAGCGAGGAGAGTGTTCAGGTGCCCGTCAGCGCCCTGTTTCGCTGTCAGCAAGTCTGGTGCGTCTTTACTGTAGAAGGCGATCACGCCCAGCTGCAGCAGGTTGATATTGGTCAACGCAATCCTTTTGACGCAGTGGTCTTAGCTGGACTAGCACCCGGAGAATCGGTAATTTTGCACCCGAACGAGCGTATAGAAGCAGGCAGTCGAATCAGCCAGCGGTAG
- a CDS encoding type II toxin-antitoxin system PemK/MazF family toxin codes for MEFALQSGHEQMCKRPALLLSPESFNRRIGFAFVCPISNTQRKSPFYIDIAKRGCILFEKAKPTHFAMALCIIEKEV; via the coding sequence CTGGAATTTGCTCTCCAGTCCGGTCACGAACAAATGTGTAAACGACCCGCTCTCCTCTTGAGTCCTGAAAGCTTTAACCGAAGGATAGGCTTCGCTTTTGTCTGTCCTATCAGCAATACTCAGCGGAAGAGTCCCTTCTACATAGATATAGCAAAGCGCGGATGCATACTCTTCGAGAAGGCAAAGCCTACGCACTTTGCTATGGCGCTTTGCATTATAGAAAAAGAGGTGTAG
- a CDS encoding glycoside hydrolase family 65 protein, with amino-acid sequence MLHRHPVNLPQYTYPCCPWQLIEKQYAPHFLGQTETLYALSNGYIGMRGCFEEGNPVHHSGTFINGFYESWPIVYPEEAYGFAKVGQTMLHVPDSTIIKLYVDDEAFYLPTANLLHYERLLDLQIGTLDREIIWETPAGKQISIKSQRLVSFKHRHLAAISYEVTAINADAPIEIVSRVHYEPKVSGNSPSANYEDPRRTKEFAQRVLLPRVCSAVERRVILVHKTRSSKLTLASGIDHTFVSECPTSIDSECMADSGEVVFSVAAQAGVPIRLIKYMTYHTSSRASAQEMATRAKRSLDRAVATGFEDLVLSQRSYLDDFWARSDIQIESEPDVVSQAEAVQQAVRFSLFHVLQATSRADGLGLPAKGLTGQGYEGHYFWDTEIYVLPFLTYTNPRLAQNLMRFRYSLLEKARDRARAVSQAGALFPWRTINGEEASAYYAAGTAQYHINADIMFGMKKYVEITGDKAFLYEKGAEMLVETARLWYDMGFFSDRENGQFCIHSVTGPDEYNTVVNNNLYTNVMAQENLRYAVETLTDLQHDRPERFNDLAIKTGLATSEITDWHRAATQMYIPFDEKLGIHLQHDGFLDEQVWDFENTPEDKYPLLLHFHPLFIYRHQVIKQADLVLAMFLLGNRFSLEQKRKNFDYYDALTTGDSSLSACIQSIVASEVGHLELATEYAFNAIVLDLRDLSGNSKDGCHIASMGGAWMSAVYGFGGLRDYDGEISFNPRLPKQLKCLRFSLTIREQLLAVEIRHDQATYLLKEGSILEIKHQNKSISLMAGSSVSAKLEPTPSL; translated from the coding sequence ATGCTTCATCGTCATCCTGTTAACCTCCCTCAATACACCTATCCCTGTTGCCCCTGGCAGCTCATAGAGAAACAGTACGCCCCTCACTTCCTAGGGCAAACAGAGACACTCTACGCCCTGAGCAATGGCTATATAGGAATGCGGGGTTGCTTTGAAGAGGGCAATCCGGTTCACCATAGCGGTACCTTCATCAACGGATTTTATGAATCCTGGCCGATTGTCTATCCCGAAGAAGCTTACGGTTTCGCTAAGGTGGGCCAAACCATGCTGCATGTTCCAGATAGCACCATCATTAAGCTGTATGTGGATGACGAGGCTTTTTATCTACCTACTGCGAACTTGTTGCACTACGAGAGATTGCTAGATTTGCAGATTGGCACCTTAGATCGAGAAATTATTTGGGAAACCCCAGCAGGCAAACAAATTTCGATTAAATCTCAGCGATTAGTCTCCTTTAAGCACCGTCACCTAGCTGCTATTTCCTACGAAGTCACTGCTATCAACGCGGATGCACCTATAGAGATTGTTTCAAGAGTTCACTACGAACCAAAAGTTTCGGGTAATAGCCCATCGGCAAACTATGAAGATCCGCGTCGAACCAAAGAATTTGCTCAGCGAGTGCTTCTTCCTCGGGTGTGCAGCGCAGTAGAACGCCGAGTGATTCTCGTTCATAAAACCCGCAGTAGCAAGCTCACGCTAGCTTCTGGTATCGACCATACCTTTGTTAGCGAATGCCCCACCTCTATTGATAGTGAATGCATGGCAGACAGTGGTGAAGTTGTTTTTTCAGTAGCGGCTCAAGCCGGTGTGCCCATCCGACTCATCAAGTACATGACCTACCATACCTCCTCAAGGGCTTCAGCCCAAGAAATGGCTACTCGCGCAAAGCGCTCCCTCGACAGAGCTGTCGCAACAGGATTTGAAGACCTCGTACTCAGTCAGCGAAGTTATCTAGATGACTTCTGGGCACGTAGTGATATCCAAATAGAGTCAGAGCCCGATGTGGTCAGTCAAGCAGAAGCCGTGCAGCAGGCCGTTCGCTTTAGTCTGTTTCACGTTTTGCAAGCGACTAGCCGCGCAGATGGCCTAGGACTGCCCGCAAAGGGCCTCACCGGTCAGGGCTACGAAGGCCACTACTTTTGGGACACCGAAATCTACGTGCTGCCGTTTCTTACTTACACCAATCCTCGGCTGGCTCAAAACCTAATGAGGTTCCGATATAGTCTATTAGAGAAAGCTCGCGATCGCGCCAGAGCCGTCAGTCAAGCGGGGGCGCTCTTTCCCTGGCGAACCATCAATGGGGAAGAGGCTTCTGCCTATTACGCAGCTGGTACTGCCCAGTACCACATCAATGCTGACATCATGTTCGGCATGAAAAAGTACGTAGAGATCACCGGAGATAAAGCTTTTCTCTACGAAAAGGGTGCAGAAATGCTGGTTGAAACTGCCCGTTTATGGTACGACATGGGCTTTTTTTCCGACCGCGAGAACGGCCAGTTCTGCATCCACAGCGTCACAGGCCCCGACGAATACAACACCGTCGTCAACAATAATCTCTACACCAACGTCATGGCTCAAGAAAATTTACGCTATGCCGTGGAAACCCTCACCGATTTGCAGCATGATCGGCCGGAGCGCTTCAACGACTTAGCCATTAAAACTGGGCTAGCAACTTCAGAAATAACGGATTGGCATCGGGCTGCCACCCAGATGTATATTCCCTTTGATGAAAAGCTAGGAATTCACCTTCAGCACGACGGCTTTTTAGACGAACAGGTTTGGGATTTTGAAAACACCCCGGAAGACAAATATCCCCTGCTTTTACACTTTCATCCTTTATTCATCTACCGCCATCAGGTTATCAAGCAAGCAGATTTGGTGTTGGCAATGTTTTTGCTAGGCAACCGGTTCTCTCTAGAGCAGAAGCGAAAAAACTTCGACTATTACGACGCGCTTACCACCGGAGATTCTTCACTATCTGCCTGCATTCAGAGCATTGTGGCCTCCGAGGTAGGCCACCTTGAACTAGCCACAGAATATGCCTTCAACGCGATTGTCCTAGATCTAAGAGATTTATCGGGAAATTCTAAAGACGGCTGCCACATTGCTTCAATGGGCGGAGCCTGGATGTCAGCCGTTTACGGGTTTGGTGGTCTGCGAGATTACGATGGTGAAATATCGTTTAATCCTCGGCTACCCAAGCAGCTGAAGTGCCTGCGATTCTCTTTGACTATTCGAGAACAGCTTTTGGCCGTAGAAATTCGGCACGATCAGGCGACCTATCTGCTCAAAGAAGGATCCATACTGGAGATCAAGCACCAAAATAAAAGCATTAGCCTGATGGCTGGCTCGTCCGTATCTGCAAAGCTTGAGCCAACACCCAGCTTATAG
- a CDS encoding HAD family phosphatase has protein sequence MNSPLLEKKYDAVLFDLDGVLTPTAEVHAACWERLFNDFLRQYSKDKGIPYEPFDIQSDYRRYVDGKPRYEGVESFLTARNIRLPYQEDSAESKTTVRSLGDRKDNYFEEMLAADGIAAYEGAIKLVRYLRNQGIKTAVVSSSRNCNKVLKAANITDLFDAVMDGRVAEQLHLAGKPEPDTFLKAADQLGVEASRSVVVEDAIAGVQAGRNGNFGLVIGVAQSENASSLTENGADIVVSDLGRLLPPSPQT, from the coding sequence ATGAATTCCCCCCTTCTTGAAAAGAAATATGATGCGGTTCTGTTTGATCTAGATGGTGTGCTGACGCCAACGGCCGAAGTTCATGCAGCCTGTTGGGAACGCCTGTTTAATGACTTTTTAAGGCAGTATTCCAAAGACAAGGGTATACCCTATGAGCCTTTCGACATTCAAAGTGACTATAGAAGATACGTGGATGGCAAGCCTCGGTATGAGGGCGTAGAGAGTTTTTTAACGGCTCGCAACATTCGTCTACCCTACCAAGAAGATTCGGCTGAAAGCAAAACGACTGTTCGCTCGCTCGGCGATCGCAAAGATAACTACTTCGAAGAGATGCTCGCAGCAGACGGTATTGCGGCCTACGAGGGTGCTATCAAGCTAGTTCGATATCTTCGCAATCAAGGGATTAAGACTGCTGTTGTGTCTTCTAGCCGTAACTGTAACAAGGTTCTAAAAGCTGCCAACATTACTGATTTATTCGATGCTGTCATGGACGGGCGGGTCGCTGAGCAGCTTCACTTGGCTGGCAAACCTGAACCGGATACATTTCTTAAAGCTGCTGACCAGCTTGGCGTTGAGGCGAGTCGCAGCGTTGTGGTTGAAGATGCGATCGCAGGTGTCCAGGCCGGACGCAACGGCAACTTTGGCCTTGTCATTGGTGTTGCCCAATCGGAGAACGCTAGCAGTCTGACAGAAAATGGTGCAGATATTGTTGTTAGCGATCTCGGTAGGCTGTTGCCGCCAAGTCCACAGACTTAA